In Candidatus Defluviibacterium haderslevense, the following are encoded in one genomic region:
- a CDS encoding PorV/PorQ family protein, translated as MVSILILTIANVQAGNPDRQGEAGAYELLINPWAKGAGMNSLNGSYAVGVEAMAVNIAGLSRASKTEVVLGHTRWLVPSGVSMNALGIAKHVGKNGTLGIALMAVKFGDIKVTTTEAPEGTGATYSPNYFNIGLGYSHRFGKKVSVGFLVRGVSESIQSLSAFGVAFDAGVQYVGGTKDNFKLGISLRNIGGPMEFTGQGLSTQLASSSGSQLTYNVRLTKFELPSLLHMGVSYDFEVGDDLSLTPVVNFTSNSFGRDEIGAGLELKITKAFGLRASYKYDIGKSTTVGKSAYTGLGLGASVNIPLDKKGNTMLGLDYAYRTTKPFEGTHNVGLSLLF; from the coding sequence ATGGTAAGTATATTAATACTGACCATTGCCAATGTTCAAGCTGGAAATCCAGATCGCCAAGGTGAAGCTGGAGCTTATGAATTGCTTATTAATCCTTGGGCGAAAGGAGCTGGAATGAACAGTTTAAATGGATCCTACGCCGTTGGGGTTGAAGCCATGGCTGTAAACATTGCAGGTTTAAGTCGAGCTTCTAAAACAGAAGTTGTATTGGGTCATACTAGATGGTTGGTGCCAAGTGGTGTAAGTATGAATGCTTTAGGAATAGCAAAACATGTTGGTAAAAACGGTACTTTGGGAATTGCTTTGATGGCAGTTAAGTTTGGCGACATCAAAGTAACGACTACAGAAGCTCCTGAAGGAACAGGTGCAACCTATAGTCCTAACTATTTTAATATCGGACTTGGATATTCACATCGATTTGGAAAAAAAGTATCGGTTGGTTTTTTAGTAAGAGGTGTGTCTGAATCGATACAAAGCTTGAGTGCTTTTGGAGTTGCGTTTGATGCTGGTGTTCAATATGTGGGGGGAACAAAAGACAATTTTAAACTTGGAATTTCACTTCGAAATATCGGTGGTCCAATGGAATTCACAGGACAAGGTTTGTCTACCCAATTGGCAAGTTCCTCTGGAAGCCAACTGACTTATAATGTTAGATTAACCAAATTTGAGCTACCATCGTTATTACATATGGGAGTATCTTATGATTTTGAGGTTGGAGATGATCTTAGTTTGACACCTGTTGTCAATTTTACTTCCAATTCTTTTGGGCGAGATGAGATAGGTGCAGGTTTAGAGTTAAAAATAACTAAGGCTTTTGGTCTAAGAGCATCATATAAATACGATATAGGTAAGTCAACTACTGTTGGAAAGAGTGCTTATACCGGATTAGGTCTAGGAGCTAGTGTAAACATTCCATTGGATAAAAAAGGAAATACCATGTTAGGATTAGACTATGCTTATAGAACTACAAAACCTTTTGAAGGAACGCATAATGTTGGTTTAAGCTTACTTTTTTAA
- the greA gene encoding transcription elongation factor GreA has translation MSTINYMSQEGYDRIAAEIEHLKTVGRQEASRAIAEAREKGDLSENAEYHAAKDAQGMLEMKINELDKKMMNVRIIDENLIDTSIVSILTNVRIKNHKINKELIYKIVSEAEADIKLNKISLNSPIGSGLLGKVVGDKVSIKTPAGEMILEVMEITH, from the coding sequence ATGAGTACTATAAACTACATGTCCCAGGAAGGATATGACAGAATTGCAGCCGAGATTGAACACTTAAAAACGGTTGGTCGCCAGGAAGCATCTAGAGCCATTGCTGAAGCAAGAGAAAAAGGTGATTTATCTGAAAATGCTGAATATCATGCAGCAAAAGATGCACAGGGTATGTTGGAAATGAAAATTAATGAGTTGGATAAAAAAATGATGAATGTTAGAATTATAGATGAAAATCTAATAGATACATCTATTGTTTCTATTTTAACCAATGTCAGAATAAAGAACCACAAAATAAACAAGGAGCTGATTTACAAAATAGTTTCAGAGGCTGAAGCTGATATAAAATTGAATAAAATATCATTAAATTCTCCAATAGGAAGTGGTTTGTTGGGTAAAGTTGTTGGAGATAAGGTTTCGATAAAAACCCCTGCAGGCGAAATGATACTAGAAGTAATGGAAATAACACATTAG
- a CDS encoding HIT family protein: MASIFSRIISGEIPCYKVAESESCIAFLDVNPLAKGHVLVVPKKEMDYIFDIDDELYLDLFVFAKKVAKAIQKIVPCTKIGMSVIGLEVPHAHIHLVPINNISDLNFSGPRVSLMTSEFIELASQIQDVLD; encoded by the coding sequence ATGGCAAGTATTTTTTCCAGAATAATAAGTGGCGAAATTCCATGTTATAAAGTAGCTGAAAGCGAATCTTGTATTGCATTTTTAGATGTTAATCCTTTAGCAAAAGGACATGTCCTTGTTGTTCCTAAAAAAGAAATGGATTATATTTTTGATATTGATGATGAATTATATTTGGACCTATTTGTATTTGCAAAAAAAGTAGCAAAGGCAATCCAAAAAATTGTACCGTGTACTAAAATTGGAATGAGTGTTATTGGTTTAGAAGTACCCCATGCGCATATACATTTGGTTCCAATTAATAATATTAGTGATCTCAATTTTAGCGGTCCCAGAGTTTCATTAATGACTTCTGAATTTATCGAATTAGCAAGTCAAATTCAAGATGTTTTAGATTAA
- a CDS encoding aminotransferase class V-fold PLP-dependent enzyme yields MDDYFKKFRDQIIGADEYFESPFKEKLKIIYADWTASGRMYGPIEQHLIQHIYPYVANTHTETNTTGKAMTSAYHKALQIIKKHVNANANDIIISSYSGMTGVVNKLQRILGLKIHEQYADKITIAPENRPVVFITHMEHHSNQTSWLETIAEVVIIQPDESGLVDLNHFAQLLKLYANRPLKIAAITSCSNVTGIFTPYFKMAEMIHEVGGFCFVDFACSAPYIEINMHPENKNQQLDAIYFSPHKFLGGPGSAGVLIFNRKLYTNKIPDISGGGTVEWTNPWGEHKYFDNIETREDGGTPSFIQTIRTALCIKLKEEIGVQKMMDREKEIMNRIWEPLNAIPNFHILEAHNKNRLCIISFYIDDLHYNLGVKMLNDRFGIQVRGGCSCAGTYGHYILNVQREYSNHITDLINHGDYSEKPGWIRLSIHPTTSDQDIDFILEALKQLAKNHKSWANDYHLDLRNNDIQCNIEFEDNWVDNQVNRWFDYPMAIST; encoded by the coding sequence ATGGACGATTATTTTAAAAAATTTAGAGACCAAATCATTGGAGCTGACGAATATTTCGAAAGTCCATTTAAAGAAAAACTCAAAATTATTTATGCAGATTGGACGGCTAGTGGAAGAATGTACGGACCCATTGAACAACACTTAATACAACATATTTATCCTTATGTCGCGAATACACATACAGAAACGAATACTACTGGAAAGGCAATGACTTCAGCCTATCACAAAGCTTTACAAATTATTAAAAAACATGTGAATGCCAATGCTAATGATATTATCATATCATCTTATTCTGGCATGACGGGAGTTGTCAATAAACTACAAAGGATTCTGGGTTTAAAAATTCATGAACAATATGCAGACAAAATAACCATTGCACCAGAAAACAGACCAGTTGTTTTTATTACTCATATGGAGCATCATTCCAATCAGACGTCATGGTTAGAGACTATAGCCGAAGTCGTCATTATTCAACCCGATGAATCTGGTTTAGTCGATTTAAACCATTTTGCCCAGTTATTAAAATTATATGCTAACAGACCCTTAAAAATTGCCGCAATAACATCTTGTTCCAATGTAACAGGAATTTTTACACCTTACTTTAAAATGGCAGAAATGATTCATGAAGTGGGTGGATTCTGTTTTGTTGATTTTGCATGCAGCGCACCATATATTGAAATAAACATGCATCCAGAAAATAAAAATCAACAGTTAGATGCTATCTATTTTTCACCTCACAAATTTTTGGGAGGGCCTGGTTCTGCAGGAGTATTAATTTTTAATAGGAAATTGTATACCAATAAAATTCCAGATATTTCAGGAGGTGGTACTGTAGAGTGGACCAATCCTTGGGGCGAACATAAATACTTTGATAATATTGAAACACGTGAAGATGGCGGAACACCATCATTTATACAAACCATTAGAACGGCTTTATGTATTAAACTTAAAGAAGAAATTGGAGTTCAGAAAATGATGGATCGAGAAAAAGAGATAATGAACCGTATTTGGGAACCATTAAATGCGATTCCAAATTTTCATATTTTGGAAGCTCATAATAAAAACAGGTTGTGTATTATTTCTTTTTATATAGATGACTTACATTATAATCTCGGTGTTAAAATGCTGAATGATAGATTTGGAATACAAGTAAGAGGAGGTTGCTCTTGTGCAGGAACTTATGGTCATTATATATTAAACGTTCAACGGGAATATTCAAATCATATTACTGATTTAATAAATCATGGAGACTATTCTGAGAAACCAGGTTGGATTAGATTATCTATCCATCCAACAACGAGTGATCAAGATATTGACTTTATTTTAGAAGCCTTAAAACAACTTGCTAAAAATCATAAATCCTGGGCTAATGACTATCATTTAGATTTAAGAAATAATGATATCCAATGCAATATAGAATTTGAAGATAATTGGGTTGATAATCAAGTCAATAGGTGGTTTGATTACCCAATGGCAATAAGTACTTGA
- a CDS encoding type IIA DNA topoisomerase subunit B, whose translation MALVSNYTEENIRSLDWKEHIRLRPGMYIGKLGDGTTIDDGIYILLKEVLDNCIDEYVMGFGREIEIEIIDGTVSVRDYGRGIPLGKVIDCVSQINTGGKYDSKAFKKSVGLNGVGTKAVNALSSFFKVQSVREGKTKIAEFTVGNLIKEHNLKNTDEANGTIIVFKPDEKIFPKFRFIHEFIESRLWHYAYLNAGLKLHYNGKTFISKNGLKDMLDRRTDGESLNYPTIHLKGEDIEAVITHGEQYGEQYYSFVNGQYTSQGGTHLNYFREAIVKTVRDFFKKDFDVKDVHTSIIGAISVRIEEPVFESQTKTKLGSTTIAPEGASLRSFIADFITKELDNYLHKNPDTAKELLGKILQSERERKEIAGIKKLANQRAKKANLHNKKLRDCKIHLTDTKAKSELKEQSTLFITEGDSASGSITKSRNVELQAVFSLRGKPLNCYGMTKKIVYENEELNLLQHALDIEDGIENLRFNKVVVATDADVDGMHIRLLLLTFFLQFFPDLVRAGHLYILDTPLFRVRDKKQTFYCYSEKEKQQAIENLQGKAEITRFKGLGEISPDEFGTFIGPNIRLEPVVMNEDSHIEKILEYYMGKNTPERQEFIIERLRVDIDQLKPSEIEDVMEDIDELETIA comes from the coding sequence ATGGCATTGGTAAGTAACTACACAGAAGAAAACATTCGCTCTTTAGATTGGAAAGAACATATAAGATTAAGACCTGGTATGTATATAGGCAAACTAGGTGACGGTACTACCATAGATGATGGTATCTATATTTTACTTAAAGAAGTGTTAGATAATTGTATTGATGAATATGTCATGGGATTTGGCCGAGAGATAGAGATTGAAATTATTGATGGAACAGTAAGTGTCAGGGATTATGGTCGTGGGATACCCTTGGGAAAAGTGATCGATTGCGTTTCTCAAATTAATACTGGCGGTAAATATGATTCTAAAGCTTTCAAAAAATCTGTGGGATTAAATGGTGTAGGTACAAAAGCAGTTAATGCATTATCCTCTTTTTTTAAAGTCCAGTCTGTTCGTGAAGGCAAAACTAAAATAGCTGAATTTACTGTAGGTAATTTAATTAAAGAACATAATCTTAAAAATACAGACGAAGCCAATGGTACCATTATTGTCTTTAAACCTGATGAAAAAATATTTCCAAAATTTAGGTTTATTCACGAATTTATAGAAAGTAGATTATGGCATTATGCCTATTTGAACGCGGGATTAAAATTACATTATAACGGCAAAACCTTCATATCCAAAAATGGATTAAAAGATATGTTGGATCGACGCACGGATGGTGAAAGCCTTAACTATCCAACGATACATCTGAAAGGAGAAGACATTGAAGCTGTTATTACACATGGTGAACAATATGGCGAACAATATTACAGCTTTGTCAATGGTCAATATACTTCTCAAGGCGGCACTCATCTCAATTATTTTAGAGAAGCTATTGTCAAAACAGTTCGTGATTTTTTTAAAAAAGATTTTGATGTTAAAGATGTTCATACAAGTATCATTGGAGCTATTTCTGTACGAATTGAAGAACCCGTTTTTGAATCACAAACCAAAACTAAACTTGGTTCTACAACTATTGCGCCTGAAGGTGCATCTCTTCGGTCTTTCATCGCAGATTTCATCACCAAGGAATTAGATAATTACCTGCATAAAAATCCAGATACCGCTAAGGAATTATTGGGAAAAATTTTACAATCAGAACGCGAACGAAAAGAAATTGCAGGAATTAAAAAACTAGCAAACCAACGTGCCAAAAAAGCAAATCTCCATAATAAAAAATTAAGGGATTGCAAAATACATTTGACAGATACTAAAGCCAAATCAGAATTAAAGGAACAATCAACTCTTTTTATTACAGAAGGTGATTCTGCTAGTGGGTCTATTACCAAATCCAGAAATGTCGAATTGCAAGCAGTTTTTTCACTTCGTGGAAAACCATTAAACTGTTATGGCATGACCAAAAAAATAGTTTATGAAAATGAGGAACTTAATTTACTCCAACACGCATTAGATATTGAAGATGGAATTGAGAATTTAAGATTCAATAAAGTGGTTGTTGCTACTGATGCTGATGTAGATGGAATGCATATTAGATTATTACTTTTAACCTTCTTTTTACAGTTCTTTCCTGATTTAGTAAGAGCGGGCCACTTATATATTTTAGATACACCTTTATTTAGAGTAAGAGATAAAAAGCAAACCTTCTACTGTTATTCTGAGAAAGAAAAACAACAGGCCATTGAAAATTTACAAGGAAAGGCAGAAATAACAAGATTCAAAGGACTGGGTGAAATATCTCCTGATGAATTTGGTACATTTATTGGACCAAATATTCGTTTGGAACCAGTTGTAATGAATGAAGACTCGCATATAGAAAAAATTCTAGAATACTATATGGGGAAAAACACACCTGAAAGACAAGAGTTTATTATTGAAAGACTTAGAGTAGATATTGATCAATTAAAACCTTCAGAAATTGAGGACGTAATGGAAGATATTGATGAATTGGAAACCATTGCTTAG
- a CDS encoding dihydroneopterin aldolase translates to MGTEIGKDVLAIEGMRFNVCHGLYEIEKTVSQVFLVDIYLGMNQNQEEDYKLEQIVDYIELYQLITKLVNVTDQFIETLTKRIVINVLQAFPLVFECRVRVSKMPQLGGVISRVYFEHTAYRKI, encoded by the coding sequence ATGGGCACTGAAATAGGGAAAGATGTATTAGCAATTGAAGGTATGCGCTTTAACGTGTGCCATGGTTTATATGAGATTGAAAAAACAGTTTCACAGGTTTTTCTTGTAGATATCTATTTGGGAATGAATCAGAATCAAGAGGAGGATTATAAATTGGAGCAAATCGTTGATTATATCGAGTTGTATCAATTGATTACTAAGCTTGTTAATGTTACAGACCAATTTATAGAAACACTTACTAAACGAATCGTTATCAATGTATTACAGGCATTTCCATTAGTTTTTGAATGTAGGGTTCGGGTCAGTAAAATGCCACAATTGGGAGGTGTCATTTCAAGGGTTTATTTTGAACATACAGCTTATCGCAAAATTTAA
- a CDS encoding M4 family metallopeptidase has translation MKIQFFLGALLGFVLISTISGQQLFEDRSFHDTRWLQIPEGSKVNQIQFFDEYAQRLGLTPDSEMKWLRTTNDQQNGKHYHYQQYYKNVKVYGAKYILHEENQYVESANGIISPNLNLDIRSQISAAEALQIAKEDMQASVYTWENKKNSESIPIPELVIINTDYPLWSGQMKLAYIFELRATNPHSFKKYIVDAVDGGIILSFNTLMSCFGEKGTAHTLYHGDQEIDTELENGEFLLKDLSRGNGIQTRSITGKIYSDSDNDWEKGTNDQKNGALDMFWGCQKTYDFYKSKFNRNSIDGKGIKISAILLDTSAYNNAYWDDKLYTINFGIGDNVTYKPFTAIDVVGHELTHGVTQFSAGLEYLYESGAMNESFSDIFGKSVEYYYDRPQFDWLIGGKVTVAANSALRSMEDPNRFGNPKYYKGASWFKGTADNGGVHYNSGVLNYWFYLLCEGKSGKNEAKIDFNVQRLGFDTTIQLAYHMLTDYLTPTSTYVDARTASLQIAANWWGSCSDAYKQVAEAWKAVGLGGTTESADVQILNNKTSLTSCKDGLYQFEVRLINLSCSNTYALNTPIELSYQVAPKGAIVKETYILTADFKPGQDLKYTFTTPVLLTKPSTTFYVTVELSNDVDTSNNHFTVAIAKSSANSAIEHDILLSRINVSGSPCPNNNNVYRGSGQAVYNGCSIIPINTAMELRLNYKDTTVVIPFKTTKSTYPGGQVPIPGFDIPRTFLGLKKANGVLVYANDTVTKNNIANFQVVFLEYTKKDEIEMFNNFRFDSSKITLNIDSFNTVQIINKPMRTGFTLNCTGGNIINSNNFFIPALNDDLSNFIRNNIKFSSTIYLCADIKGLVNPKLEYNMSQQLSGTDYESFGMKDPSFAASTRIIYRNITGGAIFTEVINNASVVPAEWRHKIHSIPAETYAIEITNLCLKGSVDSTTGEINPDGDLIIMDDLVITADAVGVVDFDEVDFNILPNPNHGHFVVHLNQPNQKSSELQVYNAMGNRVAIIPINKDVQEVKLPSQLPSGQYIILYNSQNGKSIRKKLIIL, from the coding sequence ATGAAAATTCAATTTTTTCTAGGGGCTTTATTAGGCTTTGTTTTAATTAGTACTATTTCTGGTCAACAACTATTCGAAGATAGGTCATTTCATGACACAAGATGGTTGCAGATCCCAGAGGGTTCTAAAGTTAATCAAATTCAATTTTTTGATGAATATGCTCAAAGACTTGGACTTACACCAGATTCAGAAATGAAATGGCTTAGAACCACAAATGATCAACAAAATGGAAAACATTATCATTATCAACAATACTATAAAAACGTCAAAGTATATGGAGCCAAGTATATACTTCATGAAGAGAACCAGTATGTAGAATCTGCTAATGGAATCATCTCTCCAAACCTTAATTTGGATATTAGATCCCAAATAAGTGCTGCTGAAGCCCTTCAAATTGCTAAAGAGGATATGCAAGCTAGTGTTTATACTTGGGAGAATAAGAAGAATTCTGAGTCAATCCCAATTCCAGAATTAGTAATTATCAATACTGATTATCCGTTGTGGAGCGGACAGATGAAATTAGCTTATATTTTTGAGTTAAGGGCAACAAATCCACATAGCTTTAAGAAATATATTGTCGATGCAGTCGATGGCGGAATCATTTTAAGTTTCAATACATTAATGAGTTGTTTTGGAGAAAAAGGTACCGCACATACTTTGTATCATGGAGATCAAGAAATAGATACAGAACTAGAAAATGGAGAATTCTTACTTAAGGATTTATCAAGAGGTAATGGTATTCAAACCCGAAGTATAACTGGAAAAATTTATTCGGATTCGGATAATGATTGGGAAAAAGGTACAAATGATCAAAAGAATGGTGCGCTAGATATGTTCTGGGGCTGTCAAAAAACGTATGATTTTTATAAAAGTAAATTCAATAGGAATAGCATTGATGGAAAGGGTATTAAAATAAGTGCCATATTATTGGATACTAGTGCATATAATAATGCTTATTGGGATGATAAATTATATACTATAAATTTTGGCATCGGGGATAATGTGACTTATAAACCATTTACCGCAATTGACGTGGTGGGACATGAACTAACTCATGGAGTAACACAATTTTCTGCCGGACTAGAATATTTATATGAATCCGGTGCAATGAATGAATCGTTTAGCGATATTTTCGGAAAATCGGTAGAATATTATTATGATCGTCCTCAATTTGATTGGTTAATTGGTGGTAAAGTTACTGTAGCGGCTAACTCAGCATTGAGAAGTATGGAAGATCCAAATCGATTTGGAAATCCAAAATATTATAAAGGTGCTTCTTGGTTTAAGGGAACTGCAGATAATGGAGGCGTACATTATAATAGTGGCGTTTTGAATTATTGGTTTTATTTATTGTGCGAGGGTAAATCAGGAAAAAATGAAGCAAAAATAGACTTCAATGTTCAGCGATTGGGTTTTGATACCACCATTCAGTTAGCTTACCATATGCTAACGGATTACTTAACACCAACATCGACTTACGTTGACGCAAGAACAGCATCGTTACAAATTGCTGCAAATTGGTGGGGAAGTTGTTCAGACGCTTATAAACAGGTCGCCGAAGCCTGGAAGGCAGTAGGTTTAGGTGGAACAACAGAAAGTGCTGATGTACAAATTTTAAACAATAAAACAAGCCTGACATCATGTAAGGATGGTTTGTACCAATTTGAAGTAAGACTCATAAATCTTAGTTGCAGTAATACCTATGCATTAAATACACCCATCGAACTTTCATATCAAGTAGCTCCTAAAGGCGCTATCGTAAAGGAGACTTATATATTAACAGCAGATTTTAAACCAGGACAAGATTTAAAATATACTTTTACGACACCTGTACTTTTAACAAAACCATCTACAACATTTTATGTAACCGTTGAACTTTCAAATGATGTAGATACTTCTAATAATCACTTTACTGTGGCTATTGCAAAGAGTAGTGCAAATTCAGCCATTGAACATGATATATTATTAAGTAGAATCAATGTTTCCGGTTCGCCATGTCCAAATAATAATAATGTTTACAGAGGTAGTGGGCAAGCTGTATATAACGGGTGTAGTATAATCCCAATCAACACAGCGATGGAATTGAGACTTAATTATAAAGATACAACTGTTGTTATTCCGTTTAAAACTACTAAATCAACTTATCCTGGTGGGCAAGTTCCAATTCCAGGTTTTGATATTCCAAGAACATTTTTGGGACTAAAAAAGGCAAATGGCGTTTTGGTTTATGCCAATGATACCGTTACAAAAAATAATATAGCAAATTTCCAAGTTGTTTTTTTAGAATATACGAAGAAAGATGAAATTGAAATGTTTAATAATTTCCGATTTGATAGTAGTAAAATTACATTGAATATTGATTCCTTCAATACTGTTCAAATTATTAATAAACCCATGCGTACTGGGTTTACATTGAATTGCACTGGAGGTAATATTATTAATTCAAATAATTTTTTCATACCAGCTTTAAATGATGATTTGTCGAATTTTATAAGAAACAATATAAAATTTTCAAGTACAATATATTTATGTGCAGATATTAAAGGATTGGTTAATCCTAAGCTGGAATATAACATGTCGCAACAGTTGAGTGGAACAGATTATGAATCTTTTGGAATGAAGGATCCAAGCTTCGCGGCATCGACCCGTATTATTTATAGGAATATAACTGGAGGTGCAATATTTACAGAAGTGATTAATAATGCTTCAGTGGTTCCAGCAGAATGGAGACATAAAATCCATTCCATTCCGGCTGAAACTTATGCCATTGAGATCACCAATTTATGTTTAAAGGGATCTGTAGATTCTACTACAGGTGAGATTAATCCTGATGGTGACCTTATCATAATGGACGATTTAGTTATTACAGCTGATGCGGTAGGTGTGGTAGATTTTGATGAGGTAGATTTTAATATTTTGCCCAACCCAAATCATGGTCATTTTGTAGTTCATTTGAATCAACCCAATCAAAAATCAAGTGAATTGCAAGTGTACAATGCAATGGGTAATAGAGTCGCTATAATTCCAATTAATAAAGATGTCCAGGAAGTAAAACTGCCTTCCCAATTACCATCAGGACAATATATTATTTTGTATAATTCTCAAAATGGAAAATCAATACGCAAGAAACTAATCATTTTATAA